The following proteins are encoded in a genomic region of Arcobacter suis CECT 7833:
- the map gene encoding type I methionyl aminopeptidase: MAIPLRKPNEIEKLRNANIVVAKTLNFLSKSVKAGMTLKEVDTMGEKFLRDLGARPSFKGLYGFPAAICTSLNEVIIHGIPSNVVLKEGDILGLDIGTEIDGWYGDSAITMPIGKISKADEELIACSKDALYYAIEIIQEGMRFKELSKAIEDFIVSRGYQPLVRFCGHGIGRRPHEEPEIPNYLENGNTKSGPKIKNGMVFCIEPMICSKDRNPVILENGWDVVSADGLRGSHYEHTVAVIDGKAVILSNSED; encoded by the coding sequence ATGGCAATCCCATTAAGAAAACCAAACGAAATAGAAAAACTTCGAAACGCAAATATTGTAGTAGCAAAAACATTAAACTTTTTAAGTAAATCAGTTAAAGCTGGTATGACTTTAAAAGAAGTTGATACAATGGGTGAAAAGTTCCTAAGAGATTTAGGAGCTAGACCCTCATTTAAAGGCTTATATGGTTTTCCTGCTGCTATTTGTACTTCTTTAAACGAAGTTATTATCCATGGAATTCCAAGTAATGTTGTTTTAAAAGAAGGTGATATTCTTGGTCTTGATATAGGAACTGAGATTGATGGTTGGTATGGTGATTCAGCTATTACTATGCCTATTGGAAAAATTTCTAAAGCAGATGAAGAGTTAATTGCTTGTTCAAAAGATGCTTTATATTATGCTATTGAGATTATTCAAGAAGGTATGAGATTTAAAGAATTATCAAAAGCCATTGAAGATTTTATTGTATCAAGAGGTTATCAGCCACTAGTTAGATTTTGTGGACATGGTATTGGAAGAAGACCGCATGAAGAGCCAGAAATTCCTAATTACTTAGAAAATGGAAATACAAAATCTGGTCCAAAAATCAAAAACGGAATGGTATTTTGTATAGAACCCATGATTTGTTCAAAAGACAGAAATCCTGTTATTTTAGAAAATGGTTGGGATGTCGTGTCTGCTGATGGATTAAGAGGTAGTCATTATGAACACACAGTTGCTGTTATTGATGGTAAAGCAGTTATTTTAAGTAATTCGGAAGATTAA
- the rpsE gene encoding 30S ribosomal protein S5: protein MAVNREDFQEAIVKIGRVTKVVKGGRRFRFTALVVVGDKNGTVGFGTGKAKEVPDAIKKALDDAFKSLVTVSIKGTTIAHDIEHKYNASKILLKPASEGTGLIAGGAARPVLELSGVKDIIAKSLGSNNPNNLVQATVEALAKIKG from the coding sequence ATGGCAGTAAATAGAGAAGACTTTCAAGAAGCAATCGTTAAAATCGGAAGAGTAACAAAAGTTGTAAAGGGTGGTAGAAGATTCAGATTTACAGCTTTAGTTGTTGTTGGTGATAAAAACGGTACAGTAGGATTTGGAACTGGTAAAGCTAAAGAGGTTCCTGATGCAATTAAAAAAGCATTAGATGACGCTTTCAAAAGCTTAGTTACTGTTTCTATTAAAGGAACTACAATCGCACATGATATTGAACATAAATATAATGCAAGTAAAATATTATTAAAACCAGCATCTGAGGGTACTGGACTTATCGCTGGAGGAGCTGCAAGACCTGTTCTTGAGCTTTCTGGAGTTAAAGATATTATTGCTAAGTCATTAGGTTCAAATAATCCAAACAACCTTGTACAAGCTACTGTTGAAGCATTAGCTAAGATTAAAGGATAG
- a CDS encoding uracil-DNA glycosylase has protein sequence MTKTVKNRVLKHLNYLKSFGYEYHEALDFFSNNIKNVKLPNNINDLNISVSHCYLCELSKCRKNVLFGYGNPNSKIMFIGDEPSSSEDEIGLNYVGKSGELLVKMIENVLNITKEDVYYTTLVKCKSINGLNNSNIETCHDYLLKQIELIKPKLIVALGEKTYSYLLKNGDNFSQIRGKELIFNGISLITTFSPTFLLRNPSSKKDAYYDMLKIKNYMESLN, from the coding sequence ATGACAAAAACAGTAAAAAATCGTGTGTTAAAACATTTAAATTATTTAAAATCATTTGGTTATGAATATCATGAAGCTTTGGATTTTTTTTCAAATAATATAAAAAATGTAAAGTTACCTAATAATATAAATGACTTAAACATTAGTGTTAGTCATTGTTATTTATGTGAACTTTCAAAATGTCGGAAAAATGTATTATTTGGATATGGAAATCCAAATTCTAAAATTATGTTTATAGGTGATGAACCAAGTAGTAGTGAAGATGAAATAGGCTTGAATTATGTTGGGAAAAGTGGTGAATTACTTGTAAAAATGATTGAAAATGTGCTGAATATAACTAAAGAAGATGTTTACTATACTACTTTAGTTAAATGTAAAAGTATAAATGGTTTGAATAATTCAAATATTGAAACTTGTCATGATTATTTACTAAAACAAATTGAGTTGATAAAACCCAAATTGATTGTTGCGCTTGGAGAAAAAACTTATTCGTACTTGTTAAAAAATGGTGATAATTTTTCTCAAATAAGAGGAAAAGAGTTGATTTTTAATGGAATTTCATTAATAACTACATTTTCACCAACTTTTTTATTAAGGAATCCATCTTCTAAAAAAGATGCATATTATGATATGTTAAAAATAAAAAATTACATGGAGAGTTTAAATTGA
- the secY gene encoding preprotein translocase subunit SecY has protein sequence MSKDLINKILITLGFIFLYRLLAYVPVPGVNIDVVKEFFDSNANNALGLVNMFSGNAVERLSIISLGIMPYITASIIMELLAATFPALGKMKKERDGMQKYMQIIRYTTIVITLIQSIGVSVGLNSLTGQSGQGAISIDMNTFIAVSAISMLTGTMLLMWIGEQITQKGIGNGISLIIFAGIVSAIPSAIGGTIDLVNNGQMNFLVVIAILVIIMATVGAIIYVELGERRVPVSYSRKVMMQNQKKRVMNYIPIKVNLSGVIPAIFASAILMFPATVLQGSQNKYLVMIADYLNPSSYTFNVFMFLFVVFFAFFYASITFNAKDISENLKKQGGFIPGVRPGASTAEFLNEVASRLTFWGAIYMGLISTLPWLIVKAMGVPFYFGGVAVLIVVQVAIDTMRKIEAQQYMNKYQTLSAVGL, from the coding sequence ATGAGTAAAGATCTAATAAATAAGATTCTTATTACATTAGGCTTTATTTTCCTTTACAGGTTATTGGCATACGTGCCAGTACCTGGAGTTAATATAGACGTTGTTAAAGAATTTTTCGACTCAAATGCAAATAATGCATTAGGTCTTGTAAATATGTTTAGTGGAAATGCAGTTGAAAGACTAAGTATTATTTCACTAGGAATCATGCCTTACATTACTGCTTCAATTATTATGGAACTTCTAGCAGCAACTTTCCCAGCACTTGGTAAAATGAAAAAAGAGAGAGATGGTATGCAAAAATATATGCAAATCATCAGATATACAACAATTGTTATTACATTAATTCAATCTATTGGTGTATCAGTTGGTCTTAATTCATTAACTGGTCAAAGTGGTCAAGGTGCTATTTCAATCGATATGAATACATTTATTGCTGTTTCTGCAATTTCAATGTTAACTGGTACTATGCTTTTAATGTGGATTGGTGAACAAATCACACAAAAAGGTATTGGAAATGGTATTTCATTAATTATTTTCGCTGGTATTGTTTCTGCAATTCCAAGTGCAATTGGTGGAACTATTGATTTAGTTAACAATGGACAAATGAATTTCTTAGTAGTTATTGCAATATTAGTTATTATTATGGCTACTGTTGGAGCAATTATTTATGTTGAATTAGGTGAAAGAAGAGTTCCTGTATCATATTCTAGAAAAGTGATGATGCAAAATCAGAAAAAAAGAGTTATGAATTATATTCCTATTAAAGTAAATTTAAGTGGAGTTATTCCAGCAATTTTCGCAAGTGCTATATTGATGTTCCCTGCAACTGTATTGCAAGGATCACAAAATAAGTATTTAGTAATGATTGCGGATTATTTAAATCCTAGTTCATATACTTTTAACGTATTTATGTTTTTATTTGTAGTTTTCTTTGCATTCTTTTATGCATCAATTACATTTAATGCAAAAGATATTTCTGAGAACTTAAAAAAACAAGGTGGATTTATTCCAGGTGTTAGACCAGGAGCAAGTACAGCTGAATTTTTAAATGAAGTAGCTAGCAGATTGACTTTCTGGGGTGCTATATATATGGGATTAATTTCAACTCTTCCTTGGCTAATTGTAAAAGCTATGGGAGTACCTTTCTATTTTGGAGGGGTTGCTGTACTAATTGTTGTACAAGTTGCAATTGATACTATGAGAAAAATTGAAGCTCAACAATATATGAATAAATATCAAACTTTAAGTGCGGTTGGATTATAA
- the infA gene encoding translation initiation factor IF-1, whose protein sequence is MAKDDVIVIDGKVIEALPNAMFRVELDNGHVVLCHISGKMRMHYIKILPNDTVKVEITPYSLDKGRITHRYK, encoded by the coding sequence GTGGCAAAAGATGATGTAATAGTAATTGATGGAAAAGTAATTGAAGCTTTACCAAATGCTATGTTTAGAGTTGAGTTAGATAATGGACATGTAGTTTTATGTCATATCTCAGGAAAAATGAGAATGCACTATATTAAAATTTTACCTAATGATACTGTAAAAGTAGAAATAACACCTTATTCACTAGATAAAGGTAGAATCACTCATAGATATAAATAA
- the rplR gene encoding 50S ribosomal protein L18 has translation MSRIKDLAKKNALRIKRKKRVRGSIFGTAEKPRVSIFKSNKYVSAQAINDVEGVTLAAVSSKAMGLNVNKENAVKVAAQLAENLKAAGIESVVYDRNGYLYHGVVAAFADALRENGIKL, from the coding sequence ATGAGTAGAATAAAAGATTTAGCTAAAAAAAATGCGTTAAGAATCAAAAGAAAAAAAAGAGTTAGAGGTTCAATTTTTGGTACAGCTGAAAAGCCAAGAGTATCAATTTTCAAATCTAACAAATACGTTAGTGCACAAGCTATCAATGATGTTGAAGGTGTAACTTTAGCAGCAGTTAGCTCAAAAGCTATGGGTTTAAATGTGAATAAAGAAAATGCAGTAAAAGTAGCAGCACAACTTGCTGAAAACTTAAAAGCAGCTGGAATTGAATCAGTTGTTTATGACAGAAATGGTTATCTTTATCATGGTGTTGTAGCAGCATTTGCTGACGCATTAAGAGAAAATGGTATCAAATTATAA
- the rplO gene encoding 50S ribosomal protein L15, with amino-acid sequence MELNNLQPAAGSTKNTKRIGRGQGSGTGKTAGKGNKGQKARSGYKMKRGFEGGQQPLYKRLPKVGFFSRVVKPYSINVDKVSQIATLDEITLDTIKSVYKLSKSVEKVKLIGSTAKDLVAKIKDENVTTTGK; translated from the coding sequence ATGGAATTAAATAACTTACAACCAGCAGCTGGTAGTACTAAAAATACTAAAAGAATCGGTAGAGGTCAAGGAAGTGGTACAGGTAAAACTGCAGGAAAAGGTAATAAAGGTCAAAAAGCAAGATCTGGTTACAAAATGAAAAGAGGATTTGAAGGTGGTCAACAACCACTTTACAAAAGACTTCCTAAAGTTGGATTCTTTTCAAGAGTAGTTAAACCTTATTCTATCAATGTAGATAAAGTATCTCAAATTGCAACACTTGATGAAATTACACTTGATACTATTAAATCTGTGTATAAATTATCAAAATCAGTTGAAAAAGTTAAATTAATTGGTTCAACTGCAAAAGATTTAGTAGCTAAGATTAAAGACGAAAACGTTACAACTACTGGAAAATAG